In the genome of Benincasa hispida cultivar B227 unplaced genomic scaffold, ASM972705v1 Contig384, whole genome shotgun sequence, one region contains:
- the LOC120069397 gene encoding psbQ-like protein 3, chloroplastic produces MAELLPISVSNLTNRIPFSSFRPTISFQSFNTTPNCSINATNISRRLGLGFIALMASSVTATPVELANALDLKLIAPEQSLDEAESGIRSHAEALLQVRSLIESEAWKEAQKRLRSSSPLLKQDLYTIIEYKPPAERPALRKLYSVLFNNVTRMDYAARDKDVEGVWKCYNNIAIAISDILSRI; encoded by the exons ATGGCGGAATTACTCCCAATCTCAGTCTCAAACCTCACTAATCGCATCCCTTTCTCTTCCTTTCGTCCCACAATCTCCTTCCAATCGTTCAACACCACACCGAATTGTTCTATTAACGCCACAAACATAAGCAGAAGGCTAGGGCTGGGATTCATAGCTTTAATGGCGTCGTCAGTAACCGCGACACCCGTGGAATTGGCGAATGCTTTGGATCTGAAATTGATCGCGCCGGAGCAGAGCTTGGACGAGGCTGAGAGCGGAATCAGAAGCCATGCGGAAGCGCTTTTGCAGGTGAGAAGCTTAATCGAATCGGAGGCTTGGAAGGAAGCTCAGAAGCGGTTGAGAAGCAGTTCGCCGCTGCTGAAGCAAGATCTGTACACTATAATCGAATACAAACCGCCTGCGGAGAGGCCTGCGCTTAGGAAACTATATTCTGTTCTCTTCAACAATGTTACGCGA ATGGATTATGCGGCGAGAGATAAAGATGTAGAAGGAGTTTGGAAGTGCTACAATAACATTGCGATAGCCATCTCTGATATTTTGTCAAGAATTTAG